The Apostichopus japonicus isolate 1M-3 chromosome 12, ASM3797524v1, whole genome shotgun sequence sequence CACTCAATAAACGAATCTAAACTTCATTACGATACAAGAACAAGTCACAGTTTATCCtttctttacatcaatttaTTGACGTGAATAAACTCCATTTCAGATTAcattaagtttaatattaactGTGAATCAAAATCGGGTACAAAACATATCCATGTACCTTGGATTCATCATAGGGCACACATTATTTCCTTCCCTCATGCAACAGTAAATCAGGCTAATAAAAAATTGTTATATTATGGAATAAAAAGGAAAACGctagacagacagatatataaCATGTAAGCACAGTCTTATAAAAGTGAATAAAATTGGCAGAGCATGATACGGATAACATTGAGGTAGTGGAATACACCTTTATAGTACTGTAcgcaatataaaatataatatatgttatcATATTAAACCAGAATATAACAATGGATGCCGTAGAGTACTCCTAGGATACAGCATTGTTGTAGACATTGCCTGTAttttcaagggcgtaggaaccgggggggctccagccccccccccagtgaaaaatatggggggcggaagtatcattccgcccccccccccccgctccgcaagtcagaaaacccctttttcatttccaaatgagaaaaaaatctcatttggagcaccaaattgcatttaaggccaggtgaaaatgcaaaattctttacaaaatggagtgggagttgaagtgtgctatattgcaccaaattgcatctgaggccacctggaaatgcaaaaaaaaatcaaaaggggagggggacaccccctccccttagacccctcccccaggccggccatcagtcttcagcccccccactcaaaagtaccttcctacgccactgtgtatTTTACTAGTTTCTACGGTTAATTGTTTATCAATTTATATTGATGCAGGTAGGGAATTTGTAGTAAGTCAATTCAGACTTGTATGGCATCATACTATCAttcatggattttttttctcatatccATTTTATAACTCTAGCAAGATTACATTCTCATATTCTTGCTTGGAACTATGTAACTTTTACTTCTACGCACACTTACGCCGTTGTACGTGTACTACAACTCTATTAAGGAATGACACATAATGATAACAATTCAGTAGTGAAGTGCCAAGTAACATTTTCTGGAATACCTTGAGTGGCagaaaaaagtatgaaaaatgtCATAACTAGCAATTTGGTTGTTCCCTACTAATCAATTTAATATACATTAATTCCAATACTTATATCGATGTGTAGAATAACTTTAGAGATACatgctttgttttctttttaggGTTTTTGCATAACTTAATTGTTCCTGGTGCAAATTTGTTgccataaataaacaaactattTCAGATAAATCCTCCTCCCTAAAGTGTCAAATCAAAGCACAAAATTCAGATTTTGTCTTTTCTATAAAAATGCATTAAAGTTCGTACCTGAGAGAAATGTTACATTTGGATAGGATTAAAGGGATTAatattaaaagaagaaagaaagaaaaaaggtctgaattaaatacaatttgtcatttcttcaggTGTCAAATCTTTAAGGCATCATCTGAGATCTTAATAGCATTTGTTATAATTTGAAGTTCTTGGCATAAAGTTTCATATCTGAAGGCCACACGGATGTTGGGGACGTTGGTTCTGAGGATGTCATTGCCTGCTGGTCCTTCCTTCCTAAAATTGAGTCCTAGCCAGTGCTTCTTCACCTGCATGGAAAATTATCcagaagaaaatatgaaagatttCTCGGTTTCTTAAATTAGTAAATCAAAAAGTTATGAAGCCACACATTTTTATCACAGCATTTAACAACTGATGCACATGAAATTTGAGGAAGGTAAGGAGAAATGGTCCACAGTGACTTTTGCACAGCACATATTTACCTTCGAATTtacacaattttgttttcaaactcAACAGTTACTTATAAATTTGCTTTGAACAGGGAACCAATTGCATTACCTTACCCTGTTGTGTTGACAGTACACTGAACCATATATTGAAATTGCACTGGAAGTGAACTTATGTGTTGTATCTTAGAAATGTGATCAAGGGTTCATAATAAAGATTTACATTACAAATGAGTAATGCTGGAACtcatttataacaaaatatggtATTATGCATGCTAACGTACCTCCTCTTCATAGCCACTCATCATAACACTATTTCTAGCAAGTTCACACATATCACATCTGGTCAGTTTCCAGACTTGGGCAGCTATACTGTATTCCTCCATTAAAGGCTCCTATGAACAAAAAGAATGATCTGAAATCATGAATTGATTTTTGAATATCgacttatgtttttttttagaccaacaaattatttttgtgAGACTGCATTTACAGAGCAATAATTCAGAAAGAAAAGGCAATTTTCATTATGGTCTGCTTGGGTCCTCTTCAAGTTACCTCACAACAGTGATCTTATTAAAATTAGAGAGGTTGGTAGGGTTACTCAGATGAACAAGATGAGAATAATGATTGCACTGCATTTGAATTATTTCTCCAAATTGATACTTTATGCTTTCAAAACAAAGAACATCCAGCacaaaaaataaggaaaaccaAACAAGTTAGTAGAACAACTTTACCTTGGTAAAATGGAACTGAAGAGGGCCATCTGTAGACAAAGATAGTTGAAGACCTCTTGCAAAGAAATCTGGGAATGGATTACGAGGGTAGCTTAAGAAGAGGCAGTTATTTGCTAACGGAGATATGGCGATACCGATCTGAGCTAGATAGAACAGGTACTGCAAGACTGGTGACTGAATTGAAAAGAAGAGAAGATATTAAAAGCAGAGAAAAACAAGTCAATACCAACATATCATTCAAAACAGCAACAAAATAATTCAGGTATGTCAACTTTGTGGAGATATCAGCAACAGGAATTGGCCGACAAATTAAACGGTCAAACTTTAGAAATTTAATATGAAACAATGTTCATTGGCTAAAATCTCGGCTGTTCCATTTTAGAAACTTATATCTCAGCTTGGAAAGAAGTTGCAAATCCCTCCCTAATTTCTTATGtttgttgtttcattttgcaCTTGCATTTCAATGTAGAGATACAAGATTACAACTCTGAGCAGAATTGTTATAATCTTGTCCTCATCAGGTTTACAGCCAGTTAACTCAATTTAGCAATTCAGATCAAAATGCTTGGATATGCTACACTACTAACACACTCCAAAGAATGATAATATGTCtagtatttattttatttatttgttaacaTTCTTCAACAGacaaaatttttaaatatgTGATGATTCATATACCTTTACATAGCATTTAACAATTCATACAAAAGGCTTATATCACCACAATCCACATTGCTCCTACCATTTCCTCAAGTTATTCGACATATatctcattaacctgtctgtattctgtgcatgtttttgtcccgtctgttattgttacttgtcatttagccctTGAAGAAagtcctgctaggatcgaaatgtcaggccaacttacttttacacatatatttTGTGGAACGTTAGAACTTTACAACTCAGCAATAAATTCTGCGCTCACGTAGAGGTGGTATTTTATGCTGGAAACGCTACCGATAGACAAGACATAACTTACCCTCTTCAGTAGAATGCCGtgagaaatattttcagcaaGTAGGAATGCTGTTACAAGATGATGGACGGCACCAGCCTCTCCGGAATGAGGGCGAAACAAAAATGTGTGCATCCCTCGCTTTCTATGAAAAAAACAGGACAAGACATTCAGTTTATTTCAGAGAAAGTAACAGACTTTCAATTCGATATAAATAAGGGGAAAATGAAGGTATGCAATGTATTGATTTCACAACAGACCAGATATGATTATTCATAAGGAGATTACATTACGATTCCTGCAAAATTAGACAACAGTGTTGCATTATGATTATTGATGGTACTTTAATCATTCTGTGAATTTCTATATATTGGCTTGGAGATTTTAAATACCAAGGTACATTGCTTTGGTTCTGCCCATACATAAGGTATCATACAAGTGCCTTTACCCTTTATGTCACCCTAAACTTATTCCACCAATTAAATCTTTTCATCAGAGAAAGTAACAGACTCTGGGTTTTAATTCGATATAAATAAGGGGAAAATAAAAGATAGATATATGCAATGTATTGATATCACAACAGACCAGACAAGATTATTCATCAGGAGATTACGTTACAATTCCTGCAAAATTAGACAACATTGCATTGTGATTATTATTGAAGGTACTTTAATCATCCTGTGAATTTCTTCATTCGCTAGTCTTAGTAGATTTTTAAATACCAAGGTACATTGCTTTGCTACTGCCCATACATACGATATCATAAAAGCTACTTCATCCAGCAGTCTTTAGCTTTAACTTTATCAGGGAtatgctcaggaatatttgggTGCCAAGCAGATTGTgcagtagtgtgatccacaccctgggagagggatctcatgggtggggtatccactccccactggacaaattttgcacatgaagtatgctttaataggtggtgctatttttccTATTATGTGCCATGTATtgtcccagattttggttatggtaaaatttgttcaattatcatcaaaaaagtgccaggcgaaaatgtttaaaatactgtttgtgctgggcggcattcagaactgctgaacgcagccgcccggtgccgcccagtgtgagcacatccctgcttTATGTCACGCTAAACTTAATATTTTTCATGAGAATCCAGTTTCATACCTTCTGAGGTTATTGAGGATGACTATGTTTGCATACATGTAGAACAGGTAGTATGAATACGGTGGGTTCTCTGAACCCGTCCACTCTGTCGGCTCTGGGGTATCCTTGGTGAAGGCCTGTCCCTCAGGCTTGGATTCGTCGTCCACCGAGTCAAAGCCAGACACGTACTTCAAGAACTGGTGGAGTTCCGGGTGGGATTTGGGATCCATCGTAACCTCGAACAGAGGAAGGAAAAGGTTTTCCAGCATCCCGCCAAAGTTAGAAATGAATTTGTTTGCATGGTGGATTTGGTAAATTCTAGGTACTTGTATGAGCCACCTAACATTGTCTGAATAGACCTTATTTCTTAATCCCCACTTGGCAAGTCTGTCCCACTCGTCTCGACAACGCCCGTAGATGGAGATTCGGTACTCAGCGTTTTGGTATTTGGATTCCTCCAGATCAGATGCAACCTCCTTTATTTAAGAGAAtaatatcaaatgaaatgaGCATAAACTTGTTCAAGAAGTTGTGGCAGTTGGTTGGCAATTGTCAGCGATTCTTTACCAATGCTACAAACATTAATTCAAATTCCAATCGGACAAAACTCAAATTATCTTTTTAGATTTCCATTgggtgaaaaaaagaaatagtaCTTTTCTTCACACATTGAACATTAATTACCAACTTATTAATGAGTACatacaatttttataattttggcATTGACAGTCCAGaccattttaaaaattaatacTAATTACagagaataagaataagaagGAAGAACAACTTGTTTTTCAATATCTTGctattttctatattattttacCTGGAACTTAAGTCGCAGCCAgatgggacaatttcctaatgttaataccactctatactgtcatcctatatcatgcttcaaagcactcattcTGACAGTAccaacagttcctaacctttatctgattctaatgttAATACTCATCTATACAGTcatcccatatcatgcttcaaagcactcattcTGAGAGTACGAACAGCTCCGAACCTTTCTCTGATATTAATATCATTCTATACTGTCGTACCATATTATGCTTCACatgcactcatactgacagtaccaACAATTCCTAAAACAGTTGGTAGGGgttattgtatttgtattaataCTTGGGACATTCTAGAAATCTAGTATAGGCACACGTTCAAGATTACATTCTGATACTTGTACTTGAACTTTGTACTCAAACTCTAACCAATACTAATGGGAATGTTagtgtactcatactgttgtattcTCACTACCAGTCAGCTGTATAATCTCTGTAATCTGCACTGGAGACAAACAAACACTGGCAACACTAAACtcattacatatttattatgGACACAGAACAATGTGAGAATATAACAGTTCTAGTCCCTCTATCATACACAGAATGTCATTTGGATGTCAAATCAAACTTATCTTAATAATCTGGAAGTAAGTTTTacaacgcttaagcgaccatCCCAATGTTGGAGAAGCCCACAAggacttatggattacaactatcatgtcgggtggcttccaattcaacatttaaactCAACTTTGGAATCTTTCCATGTTAGAACatcatttcagatggaaaaccgtagatttctcatggatgaaaacccaccttactatgacccggccggggatcAAACCCGGAACGtcctgattgctaagccttATTGCTTGAAATgtcactgcctttatccactggGCCACAGCACCAGTATTAACTTAATATTGTGACTTACTGACTCAATATTATCAATGAACTAATCAACATTCAGAATAGTTACAAACTCAATAGAGCAATATCTCAATTAGTCAATCACGTATGTTGAATTACTTACCTTGATTATTTCAGCAAAGTAACGGCCCTCTATAAAGTTATCTGTCTTGATGAATATTTCTCTCAGTTTACTTTCGCCTACAGGGTTGAATTTGATGTTGAATTGATCAAACCTGTGAAAAGTTTGACTGTCCTTTCGGATAGAAATAAATGGCACAAACGCATTACATTATATAATGATAAACATTAAACTGACTTTTAAAGATTAAATCTGCCTTCAAGTTAAAACTATGTGAATTTTTATGCAAAAAAAGGTGTGCAAAGATATTTTTACCAACAAAAAACATCCAAATCAATGACCAGCTCATGATTAGGGATTATTAGGGATTAAGTTCATCCGGTTCTCTTTCACATTTCTAATGTCAATGGCTCAATCAAGTTTAGACCAACATAAACTGGTTTACAATTCTCAACTGGAATCAACTTAAGGATATTGTAAATTGGAATCATTTATTGAAATGCAGTATTTTGACCTTAACAACCTTCCTAATTACTCTaatcttttaaattaatttgatgTCATTTGATACTACACTCTCACAACACTGTATTTTATTCTCTTGTCTATAATCAATTTTCAtgtaaaaaagaatgaaaatgttttaccctttccagtttgcttttgcaatGAGATAAATACTAACAATAACAAGTGTCTGGAAAGCaaaatgttgagaatttgaagCAATTTGTTAACTACTTTGCTAATTAACCTAGCTTtgtttggtaaaatattaaagaggTTGTATAATCACAATCTTACCTAAGGTAATGCCAGGCAGATTTGGTAAACTGTTACAATAAATGTTACAACCTTGTTAAACCAAAATTTGCCTTAATTTAATACACAGTTGTACTGTAATACAATAAGCATGTCAATGTAAATTGTGTTAATACACAGAGGCTGTGTTAAATCAAGGGTCAAAATTGACACTTTATGGAGCCTACAAATGTTGGTTTGTCTAAGCTCCATGTTCAAGAATGTTAAATTTCTGAGAGCATTGTCgccaagtggttaaggcagtggaatTGTGATTGTGAattggggacctgtgagatttATTGTcagttgggcgctgtttagctgctgccatgtggagggattgtctctctgtttgacaggttatcgttgaccaggataatattgtgatgcgccttgagcaccgttatcggtggatatgtctgcggtTCATAAATCTAAATACCTGGAATACAGAGCTCTCAAGCTTCACttgtaatatttctatatatagaaACAGTTTGATTCAAagcattgtgttacatttgaTATAGTCCAATGATCCAATATGAACCGTACCTATACTCTACCTGAGGTCTATATACTGGGTCAGTAGGttgatatatcaaatatatctatatacaaaatatgaaggCTACAGGGTATCATGATGGAAATCTCTGAGCAAACGGGTAAAACGCTATCACTCCTTAAACATTATAAACAGTTATTTATGGATGTATGAATTGCCCACAAAGTGTAGTTTATTGGCATGTCAAGGTCCAAGGTGAGAAGTCACAATAACTGTAACACAGATGTAAACAGACTTTGTGCAATTGAGTGCAGTGCAGAAGTGGCATCTTTGTTGACATTAGTTGTAATTTTTACTGTCATCAAATATTCAATAAATACTATCAGCTCTGCAGCTGAGACTGGTCTAATTCAACTGTCAGGATCCAGTGTCTGTTCAAAACAGTGAAATATAGACAATGTATGAATTACAACAGATCATTATCATCTCCACACAGATGTAGAAACAGAAGATGTTTAGGTTGCTTCCAGGGGCACCCCTGGTTAATTTGGACTAGACCGAACAGATATTGTTTGCAATTTTGCGGTTATTCCTACTcctcagggatgagcctggagtaaaaagaaaatgacagaactttgcaaaaattgtggCATAGGCTACAGTTTGcgtatactacagtgtgttaggataatagtttttgtccccaaggtagaaaagaaatcacggatattccgcgaatttgcGGGAAAATCTCATGCCTGTACTCCTACAATGTTGACATTTTACGGTCATTATTGTTACTTACAGCATGTACATCCAGGGTATCCACATTAAGGTCATAAGGTGTGAGGTTCAAACTTTCAAACACCTAAAAGAAAAatgaggaaagaaaaaaacaacatgtAAAAACTTTCAACAACCTACAAGAcaaataactaaataaatacaataacTAATGTCAAAACTTTGTTTCTGTGTATACAGGTATGCAAATCAGTATCTTCACCAcaagagcgtggtggccaattggctaaggcgtcggactcgtgatccaaggactgctggttcgattcctgcctagttcattacgttgtccTTGGGCAAAAtactttatctcacttgcctctctccacccaggggttaaatgggtacctgtgaggtaacttgtcattgggcgcagtatataactgctgccgactggagggattgtctctaggacaggttatcattgaccaggggtaatataacgtctgtaaagtgctttgagacatatggctggtataaagcgctatataaaaagcaaatattattttttattattttataattaatgGCACTCTTGCAGTCAGGGGTTGCAACTGTTGCAGAGAAATGAATAATTAGAGCTTTCAATAACTAGAATCAAACAACGTTTTCCTGACATCTGGTAATCAGGGTGTTTTACTTATATTTCTGAGCGGGAAACCCAGCCTACTGGTGTAGACATTTTGAGAACAATATCTATAAAACCACTTGCTGAAGGAGATATTTTTGTTCCTTTAAAACTGTAAGTATTGCTTGATTTCTTCAACCAAATTCAAATACAATTGCATAATATCTAAACAGAGAGGTGTAGAGTGCACATTTCTTATGTTTTATTCCTTTGAACCTACACTTGACTACAAGTACAAGacaaacattccaaatatcAGATAAAAATATTCTCCAGCCATAAAGCATACCTGCATGGTAAATCAGTGACCAGAATTCACTGCCCAATATCTCTGCTTCTCTCTAAAGCATTATACTGACAACTTGATACCTTACACAGTCAATTCCTTAAATGCTACATatcacaacccccccccaatccccaacCCCACCACCCCTCAACCACAACACACAAGTTCATACATCTTAAGAGAGCAACCATGGAGAC is a genomic window containing:
- the LOC139976869 gene encoding AMP deaminase 2-like isoform X1; translation: MSELDFQRVSISGEGISGIPQRCLQDVSSSLVQALLLREKYCKLAMHSFPPTTAKYLCQVDDKSPEPTDPIMLKTTDEVSSHPIHAPSNRENPFECEWQEPVDCIFKMEGGLIKVYDSEENVDKGQWMDLPYLDRETFLADHKLIHSMVTNEFIKSFTSRRLTCLQSRFTLHKMLNEVQELESQKSVPHRDFYNVRKVDTHVHIACGMSQKHLLRFIKRKLKTEKDVQVYYDKAKKKALTLSEVFESLNLTPYDLNVDTLDVHADSQTFHRFDQFNIKFNPVGESKLREIFIKTDNFIEGRYFAEIIKEVASDLEESKYQNAEYRISIYGRCRDEWDRLAKWGLRNKVYSDNVRWLIQVPRIYQIHHANKFISNFGGMLENLFLPLFEVTMDPKSHPELHQFLKYVSGFDSVDDESKPEGQAFTKDTPEPTEWTGSENPPYSYYLFYMYANIVILNNLRRKRGMHTFLFRPHSGEAGAVHHLVTAFLLAENISHGILLKRSPVLQYLFYLAQIGIAISPLANNCLFLSYPRNPFPDFFARGLQLSLSTDGPLQFHFTKEPLMEEYSIAAQVWKLTRCDMCELARNSVMMSGYEEEVKKHWLGLNFRKEGPAGNDILRTNVPNIRVAFRYETLCQELQIITNAIKISDDALKI
- the LOC139976869 gene encoding AMP deaminase 2-like isoform X2; translation: MSELDFQRVSISGEGISGIPQRCLQDVSSSLVQALLLREKYCKLAMHSFPPTTAKYLCQVDDKSPEPTDPIMLKTTDEVSSHPIHAPSNRENPFECEWQEPVDCIFKMEGGLIKVYDSEENVDKGQWMDLPYLDRETFLADHKLIHSMVTNEFIKSFTSRRLTCLQSRFTLHKMLNEVQELESQKSVPHRDFYNVRKVDTHVHIACGMSQKHLLRFIKRKLKTEKDVQVYYDKAKKKALTLSEVFESLNLTPYDLNVDTLDVHADSQTFHRFDQFNIKFNPVGESKLREIFIKTDNFIEGRYFAEIIKEVASDLEESKYQNAEYRISIYGRCRDEWDRLAKWGLRNKVYSDNVRWLIQVPRIYQIHHANKFISNFGGMLENLFLPLFEVTMDPKSHPELHQFLKYVSGFDSVDDESKPEGQAFTKDTPEPTEWTGSENPPYSYYLFYMYANIVILNNLRRKRGMHTFLFRPHSGEAGAVHHLVTAFLLAENISHGILLKRSPVLQYLFYLAQIGIAISPLANNCLFLSYPRNPFPDFFARGLQLSLSTDGPLQFHFTKEPLMEEYSIAAQVWKLTRCDMCELARNSVMMSGYEEEVKEHWLGLNWRKEGPAGNDILRTNVPNIRVAFRYETLCQELQIITNATKISDALKT